TTTCCTTGGACCTGCTTGCAACAGTTTGCCTAGTGTAGCCTAGGAGACCCGTTCGATGCTTCTGCCTCAGGGGTGCATTGCTGGTCCGTGGGCAACTTAGTTTCCGCCAGGATCCTGTGGCCCTTTTCTGCCAAGCTGCCTTCCAGCTGGTCACCTTCCAGTATGTACTGGTGCTCGGTTGCTGTCAGACAGGGCTGGTCTCTGCAAGGAGAATGGCAGGTCCCCTCAGGGCAAAGCCCTGCCTTGACAGGAGCACCCTATCCTGTCCCAAGACTTGCTGCAGAAGGCTGTAATGCCCCTGGCTCTCTCACTCTGGCATTACCGGCGTGCCCTGTCCAGCACGGCCACAgtgtcctgccccagcaccaccgGCGCGCCCCTGCAGCGCTGCGGTCCCACCGCGACTCGCTGTCAGTGCCGGACTTTTCCAGCGCTGCCTATGTGTCGCGGtgggactgcagcatctctgtccaTGAATGTTAAACAAAATAGGGCTTTATCTTATGTAATAGTCTTTAATGTTTAATGCTGTTACTTACAAGGAGGGCGCTAGGCAGGGACAGCGCATGcaccagaggctgctgctcGCTCATCCTCATCCCCAAAGAGGCTCAAGTGGCCTCTCTAATCCCTTCCTCGAGGTCTTCTCTGCTTTGAAGGGTCTCGAGTGGAGATGtcgcctcctctccctccttcatCAGGCTCTCACTTCAGGAGCGCAGGCATTGCTTCTGCTGCTACAACCTGGCTTCCTCCGGCTTAGTTCGTCACACccttgcagcctgctccaagccatGCATCTCCCTCATCCCCCTCCTGGCCATTGGAGGGCTCAGCTCCAGCCAGACTCCGATTCTTTTTTGGCTACTTCTAGCAGCCATTTCCtagccccaggctgcccagctctgcctccaaaGAGGGTTCAGGGCTGAGACACATCAGTTAGCCCACTGGGGTGGGCTGTCACCCTAACGGCCCTTCACCCCCTCCCCAGGACACTGACGGATCTACTGAAGCAGCCAGGCCATGGCCCCTCTGAGCACATGGACGGCCTCATGGCGGGCGTGCAGGTCCCACTGGGTGAGGGGCTGCCCCAGGGCCCCCCCAGGAGCAACACAGGTAAGGCATCAGCATGCTGGGGAAAAACAAGCTCCTTTGGGCGAGTAAAGGCAGCAAGAGGACACTGCCCACAGCCAAGTCCCctgtctgcctctgctcccctaGACAAAGCACCCTTGAACAACGCGGTGGCCattgccccctccctggggcgGTCCCACAACCACAACAAGCGACTGccactgagcagcagcctggccctgccagcccccacctATACTGCCTACGCCACCCTGAAGGCTGGAGGTGAGTGGCACTGTTGCATGAGCAGGGATGGCAGCTGGGGGGATGCGCCTCAAAGGCAGGTGGGGAAGGGTGGGAGAGGCTCGCAGAAGAGGGCGGGCAGGGTGAGCACCCCAGTCCTGCGGGGCTCGCCAGCCGACGTGGAGGACCTGCAGCTCCCCCATAGCCCCACTGACCCCAGCCAATCGGCACACAGGATCCTACCCTGCACTGCTCAGCCCACTGGAATTCAGGATCCCTCATAGACCCattgctctgcacagccaaTCGGTGCTTAGGGTCTCCCcaaatccagcagtgctccccaGCTAATCCATGGTCAAGACCCCAGACGTCAGCCATTCAGCACCCAGGCTCTCTCCCCCAGCCTCGCCCGCCGCTGCCCTGCCTCGGTGTCCCCATGCCGGCAGAAGGGGTGTCCCTGCGGGCGTGACGCTGTGCCCCTGTCCCCACAGAGACTGCTCCCGAGGACTTCTACAGGCGGTTCGGGGGGGCAGAGGTGCCCCTTGCCAGCACCCTGTCCTTCCCGCCCGCCGACAGCCCGGCGCTGCCCGAGGGCTGCCCCCCGGCCAAGACCAAGGGCCCCAAGCTGCCGGGGGGCccagctttcctgggcagctgggAGGGGGCTCCCCCCCGGGGCCCCCGCAGGCCTGGCCTGGCAGCCCTGCGCTCCGAGGGGCCGCCCGACGCCTTCATCCCTGCCACCCCGCTGTACGGCCAGCCCTCCCGGCACCTCGCCACCAACAGCAAGACCGAGGTCACCGTCTGACAGCTGGCACCGCTGGGcaccagccctggggctgccccCCACCCGAGCGCCGCCGCCGGCCTGCCGCCGCAGGGGATCGTCGTGGGTCCAGCGCACACCAGGGAGGCTGGCCACGGAGCCACCCTGCCGCTGCTGGGGTGGGTGCTGCCGGCTCTGCTTCACCGGCGAGGAGGCGCCCCGGGCCAGGCCGTTCTCTCACCGGGGCAAGACTCGGACACTCAGCCCACCCCCTGACGGGGCTGAGCCAGGGACGCAttggtggagcaggctgcttagGAGACGGGAGCTAGTGCCGGACACTGcgcagggctgggcacacatCCTGCCGGGACCAGgcaccccagcccagctcccacgGCCGGGGAGGGGAAGGGCAAGACGAAGCACTGTCCCAGCACGGCTGGCAGAGCCCGAGcagcctcctccccttctcAGCTTCCCCTTTCTCACTGCCCCAGCCTCCACCTTGTCAATAAACAATGCATTAAACTGTACGGCCTTGGTATGGATTGGCTGCAGGACGCAACGCTGCTCCCCACCCCGCAGACTACTCCACATGGGCAGCAGGGTACAAAGCCCCCTCCTACAGGGCCTGGGGAACGCCCTGACCCCTCCCGCTGCGGGACATGGTGGGGAGAGTTTCCAGGGCCAACTGCAAAACCCTTCGAGCAGCCACATAAAAACCAAACAGAGCTCTTCTGTCTGAAGTTTAATGCTTCTGACAGAGTTTTACCAGGGGGAGCAGAGAAACAGAGATGGGAGCTAAAGGACATCGTTCTAAGCAAGGTCAGGTAAAAGCTTTCCTCCCACATAGATGCTCTAAAATTGCAGGCTGCTGGCCCAGCTCTACCTTGCCTGGCTCTACTCAAGCTGTCAGGCTCTTGGGTTGCTTCCAAAGGGGCAGACACATTGCACTTGCTCCACCAAGGGACCACCTTTTGTTACAAGCCCCATAGCCACGTTTTCCAGGTTATCCTGGCAAACAACTAACAGTTTCTTTGAGGTGCTGGTGTGGTTGGCTGCAAGAATGCTTCAGGCTCATCCATGCTCAGTGGGATGAAGAGGACTAAGAGAAAGAGGGCAGACAGGAGGTGGTGGTAACGTTCACCTTTATTAGGTAACAGATGCTtaggagccctggaacagggtTTTTCAGACAGCAGATATGTTCCCTGGGGAACCTCCCCACCACCAGTTGCACCTCATTTCACAAAGCATCCCTACTCCAAACTCCATGTGGATAAATATACTTTCTTCACATAATCCATGAACAGATTTCCTCCCACCCGCAAACACAAGAGGTTaccatatatatacacacacatataaaaaAGTTGTAGGGACAGATGGGCAGCAAAGTAAATAAACAGTATAGAAAATACAGGGCAAAGATCCTCTGCCTTGGAGGGGAGAGAAGCATCAGCAACGATAGGACCCTCTGTAGATCATGCCATTACCTACCAGGGTTTCAGCCCATACTCCCTGCAGATCATCCCCCAGGACTCAGTTCACCATTacctatggtcctgctctggcaggaaggttggactcgatctctggaggccccttctaacccctaacatcctgtgatcctgttacCGACCAAATGGAGCCTCAGCAGGCTCAGTTCCAGGAATCTCACCTCCTCTTTTACTAAAGCGCGAAGGTTcccacctgctggacacaggtCTGAGGAAACGCAACACAGTGCAGGTTGCCACAGGTAAGGGGTTTCTGTATTTTGGGAAAAGCCCACGACCAGTAAGACAGCATGAAAGCCACTTAAGAGGAGAAAAACGTAGGAGGATGTAATCCACTCCCAAACTCAGGATCATTGATAAGCTAGGAAACTTCCAACAGGCAACTGAAACCCacccaaagctgctctgcacacTCAGGATGCCTGCCTAAACCAGTGGCTGCAACCAGAGCATCCTCTACACTGATCAAACACTCAAAAAAAGCAACCTCTCACCCTCAACAGGATGAGCTCCCCTCTGACTGCTGACACTGGGCAGAAGGGACCCCCTGCCTACCAGCAGGGTGAAAAGCACTAGCTGCTGGCCATTGCAGTTAGGTGCTCACCAACTATTCCCCAGATAAAGTGGGGAGGGAAGTCTCTTCTGGTCCCCGTGCTTTTGTTGGCAGCTGTAGCTCAGGGTCACTGGTAACAACAGGCTTTGCAGGGAGACTGGTTTCTCCCGGCCCCAGTTTCCATCTTGTTCAAGCCAGCTAACTCCAGGACTAGCATTACCCTGTGTTCAGTTCCTGCAGTGGAACAAAACCCCTCCCAGATGCTAAGATTTCATTCAAAAGGACACAACTAACCCCTATGTTTTCCCCCTCATTATGGAAGGGGCTCAagctctcccacccctctgcaaaAGCTGGATGTAGGCAGAAGCTTCTTGCAAAACAGTCCAAGTTCTGATTTTGCAGGAGTCAGTGGGCTGTACTGGCCTGACTGGGGCAGGATAGGACTGGGTTGCTGCCTGCATCCAACTGCTTCTAACTGCTGACACTGAGCACACACCAGCTACGCACAAGGAGAAAGAGCAACGTCTACCTGACCTGCCAAAGGTTGGTTTCTACACTTGCACAGGTGAGAGGGCAACCACTTTGCACTTCTTTGGAGAGATGCAATAGGAGgggcagagagaaagagggcAACCCGTTCCCTCTCCTGCCCCAAATCTGCTTCACCCTCTTGGAAATTCACAGGCAGTTCAACACCTGCAAGTCAAACTGCTCTGAATAACAGTGTAAGAGAGCTGGAGACTCCCACCCTGAACCAGTGCCTCACAgtccctgcaggagctgttgaGCAGGTGGAAAAGTGAAGGGAAAAACACCTGAAGACAAGTTTTGGGACTGGGAGTTGATTAATATCTTTTAAAAAAAGGTGTTTCTAAAAATTGTTTCTGCATCAATCAGAAGGCACCAGAGAAGCATCCACCCTTCATGCTGagtgcagagcactgcagttcCACCTCTGCTTCCACCCAGCACCACATAACCAGGAATGCCTCAGCCTTCCATGAGGCTCTGCTTGCTGTAGGCTGCCACAAACCCAGTCCTCTGCCAAAAAACAGATACAGCCATCACAGGAAGGAGATGCATGAAGTGTAGAGGAAGGGAAATTTGCTGCATCATTCCCTACATTTTCGTAAAGCCACAAACACTCCTGTAAAAAAAACCTGTATAAAAACCGTAGAGAAATTTGCTGGGCAGTACTGGCCCCAAGTGATACTCCCAGAGCACCTCTGGAGTTGGGTCTGAAGGGCTTCAGTTTACTGAAAAGCAACTCAAGGACAGGGAAGTTGCTGCCTTCCTCCCTCAGGAGCAGCCTCAGATCCACGAGGCAAGGCTTCAGCAgatcctctgctctccccacgAAGTGTTTGGGAAGGGAACAAGGTGCTCCTGAGGAGGAACACAGGATGTGCCACTTCTCTATGCCTTGGGCTTGCAGGTTACTCCTGCCAGCAGGGATAGGGGCTCTGGGTCGGGGCAGCACTTCCCAACAGTCCCAGGCAAGGTCACAAAGCCCAAAACTAGACAGAttcctgctgcagtgcctgagAACAAGCAAGGGGACTAATAAAGCTAGACCTGGGGCAAggttaaaacccaaaccaaacccaacccaaccctcccTCTCCCACCCCACCACAATCCCATCAGCACAGCCCTAACCTAGCACTTTTTTTTTGATTCTCCTGATTTTTAAGCTCCAGAAAGGAAGTCCAGGCTGACAGGTGACCAGGCTGTCTTGGCAGAAGGTGAGCCCAGGGTTAGGAGGCAGCGATGGCTGTGCCCCCACTCAGCTTGACGATCATCTGCTGGCAGTCATTGCAGGAGCGTTTGTCCCCCACTTTCTCCAAGGTGcgggcagcctcagccagcagcactgctcgctggcctggggaggagaggaaggagaggggcaGGTGGCGGCAGGCTAACAGGATGGCTGTTGCTCGCTCCCTCTGGCCCGGCAGCGTGTCCAGTTCACCTGTGCACAGAGACAGAAAGCTCACCATCAAGTTACCACCTGTGTGACAAAACCTGTCACCATGCAGGCCCATGACTGGCACCACTTAGCACCGGCATCTCTGGCTCGCATCCCCCAGCTACGTCCAGAGCACCAAGCAGGTGCTTTAGGCTagctgagaagagtctgagagAGATTAAGGACAGGAGTGGTACTCCTGTCTTCTCTACACAGAGACAGTCCCTTTCACTTCATTTCCTAGTGAAGGGAATGATGAAGCCCAGGAATGCTGCCATTCACATCTGCTCATTTTCTTCAAACCCCACAGGAGACAGCACCATGGCTCCTGGCTTCCCATTTAGGattacagtcacagaatggcaggggttggaagggatgtctggagatcatctagttcaaccctcctgctaatCCTGGTACACctagatcacagaaacatagaatcaaccaggttggaagagacctccatgatcatccagtccaacctagcacccagccctatccaatcaactagaccatggcactaagtgcctcatccaggctttgcttgaacacctccagggatggcgactccatcaccttcctaggcagcccatcccaatggcaaatcactctctctagttGTAGAGGAACGTGTCCaagctggttttgaaagtctccagaggaggagactccacaatgtctctgggcagcctgttccagtgctttggtgCACTCaaaacaaagatttttttccttatgtttatgtTGAGctttctgtgttctagtttgaatCCACTGTCCCCTGTCCTCTCACTGGCCACCaatgaaaagagcccagccctatcctcatgacctccaccctttagatatttctATGCAtttataagatcccctctcagtctttttttccaggctaaagagctccaagtctctcagccttttctcctaaGAGAGATATGCCAGTCCCCTACTTTcatggccctccactggactctctccagtggcTCCCTGTCCCcgttgaactggagagcccagaactggacagtactccaagcacagcctcaccaggacagagtaaaagggaaggagactctcactcagcctgctggtcacactgttcttaatacaccccaaagtactgctgcccttcctggccacaaaagcacattgctggctcatgttgattGTCCACCCAcacttccagctctgcagagctggtcTCCAGCAGGACAACTCCCGACCTTGTACTGCTGCACTgggttgttccttcccaggtgcaggactctcaGACTTGCCCTTGTTAAACTTTATGAGGttcacctctgcccagctctccagtctgttcaggtcttgctggatggcagcacagcctgatggtgtgtcagccactcctcccagttctgtatcatcagcaaacctgctgagagcacattctgcaccttcctcctccaagttgttgatgttgaacaagactggatcCAGTAATGACCCCCAAGGAACACCACTAGACAGAAGTCTCCAAATCAGATCCTGCACTACTGATCACaaccctctctgctctgtcactGAGCCAGTTCTCAGTCCACCTCACTGTCCCCTCACCAAATCCACACTTCCTAAGCTCACCTATGAGGACGTTATGTGtgacagacagtgtcaaaagccttgctgaagctgaAGTAGACAACGTCCACTCCTCTCTCCTCATCTACCCAGCTGGTCACTCTATCCTGGACTCTTCCCTGAACTCCAGCCTGCCAAGTACTGTGCATGCATGGCTGCACAAAGGCAGATGTTTTCCagcctcttccccaagcctctgTCTCAGGGCTGGCAGCTCACATACAGAACgtggcagaagctctgctgtgagccacAAGCTGACAGAAGCTCCTTCTCCTGAGCCTTGCACACAGGGAAGACGCTGCGGGTGGCAGCCacgctgcccagctctgcctgagtTCTGTCCCCTCCAAGCCTCACAGGCAGTGGGGTCACTGCACCCCACCTTGCTTATTGCTCTGCGGTGTGCGTCGCCTcaagctgtgctccagcagctggtgggtaCGGGTAGGGCTGGCACCTGCCATCAGGCGCACGGTGGCCTCATGGAGGAAGACCTAGAAGGGAAGACAGGACGGGGGTGAGAGGTGAGCTGGCACAGGGGTGATGCTGCAACTGAACTCACGTCATCCCTCAGCCACCACATTTCAAAAGCAGAGCACTGACACCTTGACAACAACAGAGACCCACTTCCCTGctcacccctcaccttcccacCTGGGGGATTTGCAGGTCAGGGCAACTGTGAGGAGGGGATAAAAAAGAAGACAGCTTTTGACATGTAACTGTGAGTggcctggaaaggagaaggcactAAAGCAGAAAACAGGGCAGAAATTGGGAGAGCGAATCCTGGCACTGTGGCCCAGGTGGGTGTCTCACCCGAGGCTGCTAGTTCAGTGCTCTGACAACAGCATCAAACCCTAAAACCCAGAGGTTGGACCACGCTGAGACAACTTTTTTCTTCAGGCATTGAACTACATTTCCTCTACAGAGGCTTACCACTACACAGACTAAAGAGAATGGTGGAGAACCCCAAGAAAGTCATCTGGGGGGTCTAGGGGTGCAGAGTACATCTGACCCTCCAGCTACTCATAGAGCTAACATGGCCAAGGAAGCCTCCTTCTGCGCCTCCTGATGAGACTgatccagtctgaagccatgtTAAGGGACAGGATGCCATCACATTTGCTTAGCAACACAGCCATGCTGATGGCTTTCTAGGTACAAACTACGGTGGATGCCTTCTCACATGCACCAGACTCTTGTGGGAACTCCCTTATCACCCAGCAAGAGAAAGCACTGAGGCTGCTGGCGGCAGATCATCCCACCTGAGGTGTCCAAACCACTCAAACCAACGCATGCCCTACACTTCCCACCCCTCCAGGAAGTGCTACAGctaagcagcagggcagaggaggcatTACCTTGCGATAGGCAGGCCTGAAGCCGTGGGCCAGCTTGCGCAGGCTGCCGAGGTCACGCTGGAAACCTGTCAGCTCGGGGGCTGAGGCATGGTAGGTCtcacccagagcctggctggtgTTCGCCTGCTTCTGCCACAGGCTGGTGCGGAGAGAGAGCAGCAAGTCACAGGCCAGCAGCTGGATCATCTGCAAGAGCCAGGGGGCCCGGGCACACAAGCTAATTAACACAACCCATTAGGTGAGTAGCAGGTCGTTTGCTACACAGCTGCCAAGATAGCCCATGGGAGGGCATCTGTAACACCTCCTGCCCACCCTAGAaggttccccagccctcctggccgAGTTGTGCCCCATCAGATGCACCAAAGGGAGTAGGACTTTGCCTTTTGCCCAGGTGGTAATCTGTGGGGCTTGGCACCAAGAGGTCCAGCCTACAGAGCAAGCACCTGAGAAGTGTCTGTCCCCTCCAGGAGAGCCAACATCTCCACATGGGCTGGCCCCAACCCCACCCCTGACAAGATGTGCCCGAGGGGATATTGGACCAGCAATGCCCCAGCACTCTGCAGAGGCTCCCCAGCCCAAATGGTGATACCAACTAGTGGGAAACAGCAAAGACAGTCTTGCTActtgcagagagaaaaaaaagcagtctTGACACACCCCTCAGTGGCTGTCTAAAGCACTTTTCCCCATCTGCTGTGGCCCCTGTGCATTGCTCTCTGTCCTAGAGGACTCTACTTGTGCTGCTGAAGTGGTGAGTGCCTCCATACTGCACTGCAGAAACATTGCACAGTTACTGTCACAACATGCAATGCAACTACAATGCACTACAGCTGCCACCCAGGAGCGACAGAAGGGACCAGAACTGTGTCCCATATGCCACAAAGGGAAGCTCCAGCTTTAGGTAAACctggaaagaagagaaacaagCCCCACGCAAACTCAGGAATAGCACAGCACAGTCCCAGTTTTGCAGAGGAAGGTTCACGCacttgaaacagaggaggctcaacTTAATGAGGTCCTGCTTTACAGGTGTCAGCAACTCCATTTGGAGGACAGAGATGGATGGCTTTCTGTGGGCAACATTCGAAACTAAAGCACCACAAAGGGAtgacagctgctggcaggagagcagagagagctcagCTCTGAGGCCATGCCAGGAAAGCAACGTTCTTGCAAACCTGCTCCTCCACACTACAGAGGAAGAAAGATGTCAAATGCCCTCTACatggaaaggaaagaagtttcaCCTCTACTCCCATAAGACACAGGATAGATGGAGAATGCAGACACAACAGGGAGCTGATACACCCCACAGCAAGCCCAGCCCTGCAACCAAGACAGAACAGAACCCAGGGCTTAGAGCTCTTACGTTGTTGAGGACAGCGCTGGAGACACCACTGCTCATATTGAGGCTGTTCCACAAGTGACTGCTGGCCCTCTCGCAGTGcgccagggagctctgctgcccatctgcCTTCCCAGACAGTGAGGCCTGCATGGCTTTACAGACATAGAAGGTGGCTTTCACCAGGGCATTCCTGAAAGAGACAGAAAGCACTGCTTTCAACACTGCCCAACAGGGCAGCCCCAGGAGCCCAGATGCATCAAGCAGCAACTAGCATCAGCTTTCGCTCTCCTATCAAGGGCAGAGATATCATCATTGCTTCGACTGAAAAAAGATGACAGTCACCTACAGAGACTAACGAAAGGAAACTGGCAAAGATGCTTCAATGCGAAGGAGCCAAAAGGGTGACATCAGCCCTTTCATCAGCACCTGAATTTTGTTGCTTGACTTTGGAAGGCAGGAGGCTCTCTAAAGAAGTACTTCCAGTCCACAGTTCTAGTATCAGCCTACAAGCCTTGCCCTACACATGAACTGCTGAGCATTTCCACATGTCATGTTCTTGTGCCCCCGAGCACAAGAGGTGTGCACTCccagagcaaggcaggagcagccctaCACAAGGGTGCCAGGGGATGAGCCAGCCCTGTTGAGAAGGGGCAGAGGTGTGTAAGTTGTAGCAGGCCTACGCACTCAGACAGCTCCAGCGCCTTCGGCATGCGCTCCACTTCGGCAAAGTGCGCCCTGACGGCAGCATCGTCCCCTCTGAGCCAGCCGACTGCCATGGCCACCGCCGCTGACCACCACCTGCACACCACGTCAGGGCCTGCCAAACAAGCACACAagggttggggttggaaaggacctcaaacaTCACCTAGTTCTGACTTccacaccatgggcagggacaccttccatgaGACCAGGCTGTTCAAAGTCCCATCCAAActgtccttgaacacttccaggcagggagcatccacaatttctctgggcaacctgttccaaaccctcaccaccctcattgtaaaagaAGCTATTCCTAAAATCtcatctaaatctaccttctttcagtttgaaaccattcccccttgtcctagcactacactccctgatgaaaagtccctccccatctttcctgtaggctaCTTTtaagcactggaaggctgctacaaggtgtccccagagcctcctcttctccagactgaacaactccaactctctcaggctgtcctcatatGGAAGGTGTTTAGCTCCTtgatcatcttcacagcccttcTCCACACTGACTCAAGCAGGTGCCTGTCTTTCTTAAGCTGGGGGCCCTAGAGCTGTACTCACAAATATAAATCctaagctgcagcccaggaggacaCCACTTATTGAAGTGGGCAGGTGTCACCTGTCCTTGCCAGTGCCTTCTACTGAGATCAATGCTAATGATCCCTAACTGGtcccacaggaatgcagccatcCAGGTAAACACTGAAATGTGCTGCAGAACTGAAaaaggcagcaggcaagcacCCTGCATCTGACTGCAAGCAGAGTTTTGGATGCAGAGTTTCTGTCTTGTCAACAAGAATTTAGCCTATCTACTTGTCTAGAAATCTGCTAACTTTCTCCCCAACAAGGATCTCCACTCACCACTCCAAAATAACAACTCCACTTGAGTGTACTGTGCCTTGGCACTCATCACCA
The sequence above is drawn from the Pogoniulus pusillus isolate bPogPus1 chromosome 15, bPogPus1.pri, whole genome shotgun sequence genome and encodes:
- the SHISA8 gene encoding protein shisa-8, producing the protein MAPRSRGRMEPSYVVGICCLVLLEPGRVWSGEPSTGVPGENGNSSQAPAVESTAPAPTGAAPAGGDRCRGYYDVMGQWDPPFNCNAGIYQYCCGTCGYRFCCQFKPGRLDQSGCSNYDTPNWVNTGQPPARVDETPEDPARDKPNMIVYIICGVVAIMVLVGIFTKLGLEKAQGPQTEMTVSRTLTDLLKQPGHGPSEHMDGLMAGVQVPLGEGLPQGPPRSNTDKAPLNNAVAIAPSLGRSHNHNKRLPLSSSLALPAPTYTAYATLKAGETAPEDFYRRFGGAEVPLASTLSFPPADSPALPEGCPPAKTKGPKLPGGPAFLGSWEGAPPRGPRRPGLAALRSEGPPDAFIPATPLYGQPSRHLATNSKTEVTV